One Psychrosphaera aestuarii DNA window includes the following coding sequences:
- the secG gene encoding preprotein translocase subunit SecG, producing MYEILIVVYLIIAIALVGLILIQQGKGADMGASFGAGASATLFGSSGSGNFLTKTTTFLATAFFILSIFLGSMTANSVKQEDEFSDLSVPTETAPAAQSELPSEIPVGDAPKTDGSDEVPVN from the coding sequence ATGTACGAGATTTTAATAGTAGTATACTTGATCATAGCGATCGCTCTAGTTGGATTAATTTTAATTCAACAAGGTAAAGGCGCTGATATGGGTGCATCATTCGGTGCCGGTGCGTCAGCAACATTATTTGGTTCAAGCGGTTCTGGTAACTTCTTAACAAAAACCACAACATTTTTAGCGACAGCATTTTTTATCCTAAGTATCTTCTTAGGAAGCATGACAGCAAATTCTGTTAAGCAAGAAGATGAGTTTAGTGACCTTTCTGTGCCTACAGAAACAGCTCCAGCTGCACAGTCAGAATTACCTTCAGAAATTCCTGTCGGTGATGCGCCTAAAACAGACGGTTCGGACGAAGTTCCTGTAAACTAA
- a CDS encoding M48 family metallopeptidase: MTSNKLKYISHYPPSIINSVERLLSEQKLTAYLLKKYPKSHQFKNDKLLRDYVLDKKSQHLKKSLPVSKVEYDNKLHVVKNALGTHTSIARMQGNKLKRKYEIRISSIFKNAPEPFLAMIVVHELAHFKEAEHNKAFYKLCEYMLPDYHQLELDVRLFLTHLELIGDIY, translated from the coding sequence TTGACCAGTAACAAGCTTAAATATATCAGTCACTATCCACCGTCAATAATTAACTCGGTAGAAAGATTACTTAGCGAGCAAAAGTTGACGGCCTACTTGTTAAAAAAATACCCTAAATCGCATCAGTTTAAGAATGATAAATTGTTGCGAGATTATGTGTTAGATAAAAAATCTCAACACTTAAAAAAAAGCCTTCCTGTTAGCAAAGTCGAATACGACAACAAGTTACACGTTGTTAAAAACGCCCTTGGTACACACACGAGTATTGCTCGTATGCAGGGAAATAAATTAAAACGTAAATATGAAATACGAATTAGTTCTATATTTAAAAATGCACCAGAACCATTTTTAGCTATGATAGTGGTTCATGAACTTGCACATTTTAAAGAAGCAGAACACAACAAAGCGTTCTATAAGCTTTGCGAATATATGTTGCCGGATTATCATCAACTTGAGTTAGATGTCCGCCTTTTCCTCACTCACTTAGAGTTGATAGGTGATATTTATTAA
- the glmM gene encoding phosphoglucosamine mutase: MMSKKYFGTDGIRGLVGQGAITPEFALKLGWAAGKVFASNGNRKVLIGKDTRISGYMLETALESGLIAAGVDVGLLGPMPTPAISYLTQTFRADAGIVISASHNPYYDNGIKFFSAEGTKLPDDVEHEIESMLEQPLTCVESEKLGKAFRINDAAGRYIEFCKSRFSEDSLKGMKVVVDTANGATYHIAPNVFRELGAEVISIFAEPNGLNINDHCGATHTDALRQAVIQHNADVGIALDGDGDRLIMVDENGIEVDGDELVFILARQALKKGELKGGVVGTLMSNLGLEVALKNLSIPFKRANVGDRYVMQLLKENGWTIGGESSGHVINLDHIPTGDGTISAVQILAAIVDTGMTLSELKSGMEKYPQKLINVRTGLNKYPLEVEEVKLAIQAAEVELGDEGRILIRKSGTEPLIRVMTEGKDAKLIKEVAQKVAEKVAAHAE, encoded by the coding sequence TTGATGAGTAAAAAGTATTTCGGTACAGACGGTATTCGAGGCTTAGTAGGTCAAGGCGCAATCACTCCAGAGTTTGCGTTAAAATTAGGCTGGGCTGCAGGCAAAGTTTTTGCTAGCAACGGTAATCGAAAAGTACTCATTGGGAAGGACACCCGTATTTCAGGTTATATGTTAGAAACCGCCTTAGAATCTGGACTAATTGCTGCTGGTGTCGACGTTGGTTTGTTAGGCCCTATGCCAACGCCTGCTATCTCTTATTTAACTCAAACATTCCGCGCAGATGCGGGGATTGTTATTAGTGCATCACATAACCCTTATTACGATAACGGAATAAAGTTTTTCTCAGCAGAGGGAACTAAATTACCGGACGACGTAGAGCATGAAATTGAAAGCATGTTAGAGCAACCTTTAACGTGCGTTGAGTCGGAAAAATTAGGTAAAGCATTCAGAATAAATGATGCTGCTGGCCGCTACATAGAATTCTGTAAAAGCCGCTTCTCAGAAGATTCATTAAAAGGCATGAAAGTAGTTGTCGATACAGCCAATGGTGCAACCTATCATATTGCACCGAATGTATTTAGAGAACTTGGCGCAGAAGTAATTTCGATCTTTGCCGAGCCGAACGGATTAAATATTAACGATCATTGTGGTGCAACTCATACAGATGCCTTAAGACAAGCTGTAATCCAGCATAACGCTGACGTTGGCATTGCATTAGATGGTGATGGTGACCGACTTATCATGGTTGATGAGAACGGTATTGAAGTTGATGGCGACGAACTTGTATTCATCCTCGCCCGTCAGGCTTTGAAAAAAGGCGAATTAAAAGGTGGTGTTGTTGGTACGTTGATGTCTAATTTAGGTTTAGAAGTCGCGCTTAAAAACTTAAGTATTCCTTTTAAACGCGCTAATGTCGGCGACAGATACGTTATGCAATTGCTCAAAGAAAATGGTTGGACTATTGGTGGAGAATCGTCTGGTCATGTCATTAATTTAGATCATATCCCAACGGGCGATGGCACAATCTCAGCAGTGCAAATATTGGCGGCGATTGTTGACACCGGCATGACATTGTCAGAACTAAAGTCTGGTATGGAAAAATACCCACAAAAACTAATCAATGTTCGAACTGGCTTAAACAAATACCCATTAGAAGTTGAAGAAGTTAAACTAGCAATACAAGCTGCTGAGGTGGAATTAGGCGATGAAGGTCGTATATTAATTCGTAAATCTGGTACCGAGCCGTTAATAAGAGTTATGACCGAAGGTAAAGATGCGAAATTAATAAAAGAAGTTGCGCAAAAAGTCGCCGAAAAAGTCGCCGCTCATGCAGAATAA
- the tpiA gene encoding triose-phosphate isomerase, translated as MAIRLPLVVANWKLNGDRQLLTDMVSSIQQLDADSVETVICPPFVYLSEDTQGVKKGAQTISVHDSGAYTGEISGRMLRDVGCQYVIVGHSERRSLFGETNDVVAKKVLATLAAGLIPIICVGETDEQRENGETTAVITEQVKSAIDALPNYSDSVVFAYEPVWAIGTGKTASGEQAEEVHAMIRKTLAGYSQELADLTRILYGGSVKAENSEELFSKENIDGGLIGGASLDVEAFTNICKNAVA; from the coding sequence ATGGCCATTCGATTACCGCTTGTTGTGGCGAATTGGAAGCTTAATGGCGACCGCCAATTGTTAACAGATATGGTTAGCAGTATCCAACAACTAGATGCTGATAGTGTAGAAACAGTAATATGTCCTCCGTTTGTCTATCTTTCTGAAGATACACAAGGCGTTAAAAAAGGCGCTCAAACGATTTCGGTTCATGACTCTGGTGCTTACACCGGCGAAATTTCTGGAAGAATGTTGAGGGATGTTGGCTGTCAGTATGTTATTGTAGGTCACTCAGAGCGTCGCTCCTTATTTGGTGAGACAAATGATGTCGTTGCGAAGAAAGTTTTAGCAACACTTGCTGCCGGACTTATACCAATTATTTGTGTTGGTGAAACAGACGAGCAAAGAGAAAATGGTGAAACAACAGCCGTTATAACTGAACAAGTTAAATCAGCTATTGACGCATTACCAAATTACTCTGATAGTGTTGTTTTTGCTTATGAGCCTGTATGGGCGATAGGCACAGGTAAAACCGCCAGTGGCGAACAGGCTGAAGAAGTTCACGCAATGATTCGTAAAACATTAGCGGGATATAGCCAAGAATTAGCAGACTTAACGCGCATTTTATATGGTGGTAGCGTTAAGGCAGAAAATAGTGAAGAATTGTTTTCCAAGGAAAACATCGACGGCGGCCTCATTGGTGGCGCGAGTTTAGATGTGGAAGCGTTCACAAACATTTGTAAAAACGCAGTAGCTTAA
- the folP gene encoding dihydropteroate synthase — protein MSVLDVTSSPVIMGVLNVTPDSFSDGGRFNSIDTAVKQAEQMLMAGAGIIDIGGESTRPGAPKVDVQTELARVIPVIKKLKSEFNCKISLDTSKAEVMSEGLTAGIDVINDVCALSQPGTMEVVAQSDVPICLMHMQGTPQTMQNKPTYRDLISDIKIFFDEKITECGDAGIEKSRLWLDPGFGFGKTLADNYQLLNDLDQFVTYKLPILAGLSRKSMIGNLLNVETNDRMLGSVIAATLALTKGANVLRVHDVAETQQAVTIYNAMSKGIIDE, from the coding sequence ATGTCAGTATTAGACGTAACTTCAAGCCCCGTCATTATGGGCGTGTTAAATGTGACACCAGATTCTTTTTCAGATGGTGGGCGTTTTAATTCAATTGATACAGCCGTTAAGCAAGCCGAACAAATGTTAATGGCAGGCGCAGGCATAATAGATATTGGTGGCGAATCTACCCGACCAGGCGCACCAAAAGTTGATGTTCAAACTGAACTTGCTCGAGTTATACCCGTCATAAAAAAGCTCAAGTCTGAATTCAATTGTAAAATTTCGTTAGATACCTCAAAAGCAGAGGTAATGTCAGAAGGTTTAACGGCAGGCATTGACGTTATTAATGACGTTTGCGCTCTCAGTCAGCCCGGCACTATGGAGGTAGTAGCACAATCGGATGTTCCAATTTGTCTAATGCATATGCAGGGTACGCCACAAACTATGCAAAACAAGCCCACATATCGAGACTTGATCTCGGACATAAAAATATTCTTTGATGAAAAAATCACAGAATGTGGCGATGCGGGTATTGAAAAGAGCAGGTTATGGCTTGATCCTGGCTTCGGTTTTGGTAAAACATTAGCCGATAATTATCAGCTTCTAAATGATCTTGATCAATTTGTTACATATAAATTGCCCATACTGGCAGGTTTATCAAGAAAATCCATGATTGGTAATTTATTAAATGTAGAAACAAATGATAGAATGTTGGGAAGCGTAATCGCTGCCACATTAGCCCTGACAAAAGGCGCTAATGTTCTTCGAGTTCACGACGTTGCAGAAACTCAACAGGCAGTAACTATATACAATGCAATGAGCAAAGGAATTATTGATGAGTAA
- the yegD gene encoding molecular chaperone — MIGFDYGTSNCAVATMQNGRPEMLTLGEHGKFMASSLYAPSRDVIANWLHKNINDAHQQTFLDSRRYLISKGQEALEDLRYDGIAEHLSFGKQALARYLEDPSEGYYIKSPKSFLGTSGLLPQQIVFFEHIVASMMAHVKNLVEKQLEREVTKVVIGRPINFQGRNSEQSNKQAIDVLTNAARHVGYKDIEFQFEPVAAGFEYEASLTKETRVLVVDIGGGTTDCSMLLMGPELKNKTDRSDALLGHSGLRVGGNDFDIQLALKGVMPNLGMNGKLKSGKPMPVNSYFKAVAINDVNAQTDFYSESNGRFLKQLMRDSEQPEILSRLLKAYDEKLSYQLVNSAEQAKIALTDASNVNIDLSYLTPSLAQNVDRELFLTASENQLNSIATLMTDAVQQGGVEPDVIFVTGGTAKSPVINEFIKSKFNNKPVVIGDHFGSVTAGLSRWAETIFN, encoded by the coding sequence ATGATAGGTTTTGACTACGGGACATCGAATTGCGCGGTTGCGACAATGCAAAATGGGCGACCGGAAATGTTAACATTGGGCGAGCATGGAAAATTCATGGCGTCGTCGTTATACGCTCCTAGTCGTGACGTTATTGCGAACTGGTTACATAAAAATATCAATGATGCTCATCAACAAACCTTCTTAGACTCACGCAGATACCTCATATCAAAAGGGCAGGAAGCTTTAGAAGATCTTCGTTATGATGGTATAGCGGAGCATTTATCTTTTGGTAAACAGGCCCTGGCCAGGTATTTAGAAGATCCAAGTGAAGGTTATTATATAAAATCACCTAAATCATTTTTAGGTACCAGCGGGCTGCTACCTCAACAAATTGTATTTTTCGAACATATTGTTGCCTCTATGATGGCGCATGTAAAAAATTTAGTAGAAAAGCAATTAGAACGCGAAGTAACAAAAGTAGTCATTGGTAGACCAATTAACTTCCAAGGACGAAATAGCGAACAAAGTAACAAACAAGCCATCGACGTTCTAACAAATGCTGCTAGACATGTTGGTTATAAAGATATTGAATTTCAATTTGAGCCTGTAGCGGCAGGTTTCGAATACGAAGCAAGCCTAACCAAAGAAACTCGAGTATTAGTCGTAGACATAGGCGGTGGTACGACCGACTGCTCTATGTTGCTTATGGGGCCAGAACTGAAGAATAAAACTGACCGAAGCGATGCATTATTAGGGCATAGTGGTTTAAGAGTTGGTGGTAATGATTTTGATATCCAGCTAGCGCTCAAAGGTGTCATGCCTAATTTAGGCATGAATGGAAAGTTAAAGTCGGGCAAGCCGATGCCAGTTAATAGCTACTTTAAAGCGGTTGCAATTAATGATGTGAATGCACAAACAGACTTCTACAGTGAAAGTAATGGGCGATTTTTAAAGCAATTGATGCGAGACTCTGAGCAACCAGAAATATTATCTAGACTCCTCAAAGCGTACGATGAAAAGTTAAGTTACCAATTAGTTAACAGTGCCGAGCAAGCAAAAATTGCGCTGACAGACGCTTCAAATGTTAATATTGATCTAAGTTACCTAACACCTTCTTTAGCACAAAATGTAGATCGTGAATTGTTTCTTACCGCGTCTGAAAATCAATTAAATAGCATTGCCACACTTATGACTGATGCCGTGCAACAAGGCGGTGTAGAGCCAGACGTGATATTTGTAACTGGTGGTACTGCGAAATCGCCGGTCATTAATGAGTTTATTAAATCAAAGTTTAATAATAAGCCTGTGGTAATTGGTGATCATTTTGGTAGTGTCACCGCAGGTTTAAGTCGTTGGGCTGAAACCATTTTCAACTAA
- the yghU gene encoding glutathione-dependent disulfide-bond oxidoreductase, with the protein MANNTYNPPKVWTWEKENGGEWASLNRPDSGARFEKTLPVGKHPFQLYSLATPNGVKVTVMFEELLAAGFQDAEYDAHLIKIQDAEQFSSGFVSVNPNSKIPALVDKSGNKNINIFESGAILLHLAEKFNAFIPSSAEDRAACLSWLFWQVGSGPYLGGGFGHFYAYAPEKFEYPIDRFTMETKRQLDVLDKHLANNEYMIGKDYTIADMAIWPWYGALVLGHLYDAAEFLDVSSYKNLVAWAEKIEQRPAVKRGKMVNKTWGDESEQLPERHSHEDFNNN; encoded by the coding sequence ATGGCGAATAATACGTACAACCCACCAAAAGTGTGGACCTGGGAAAAAGAAAATGGTGGTGAATGGGCGAGTCTCAACCGACCGGATTCAGGTGCTCGATTTGAAAAAACGCTACCCGTTGGTAAACATCCTTTTCAACTGTACTCATTGGCAACACCTAACGGAGTAAAAGTTACGGTAATGTTTGAAGAGCTGTTAGCTGCAGGGTTTCAAGACGCGGAGTACGATGCACACCTAATAAAAATTCAAGACGCAGAGCAGTTCAGTAGTGGTTTTGTATCTGTTAATCCAAACTCTAAGATACCGGCGTTAGTGGATAAGTCTGGCAATAAAAACATTAATATCTTTGAGTCAGGTGCAATACTGCTCCATCTAGCAGAAAAATTTAACGCCTTCATTCCAAGCTCAGCGGAGGATCGAGCAGCCTGTTTGTCTTGGTTATTTTGGCAGGTAGGCAGCGGCCCATATCTCGGCGGTGGTTTTGGTCATTTTTATGCGTACGCGCCAGAAAAATTTGAATATCCAATCGACCGCTTTACGATGGAAACAAAACGTCAGTTAGATGTTTTGGACAAACATTTAGCCAATAATGAATATATGATTGGTAAAGATTATACAATTGCTGATATGGCAATATGGCCTTGGTATGGCGCACTAGTACTTGGCCATCTTTATGACGCTGCAGAATTTTTAGACGTAAGTAGCTACAAAAACCTGGTTGCTTGGGCTGAAAAAATTGAACAAAGACCTGCAGTTAAACGCGGAAAAATGGTCAATAAAACATGGGGTGACGAAAGTGAGCAGCTGCCCGAACGTCACTCACACGAAGACTTCAATAATAACTAA